The following are from one region of the Paenibacillus sabinae T27 genome:
- a CDS encoding PadR family transcriptional regulator, which yields MLLTLLSRQPLYGYEMLRELERRSEGVFSLKEGTLYPILHSMESEGWVEAYWQSVNGRNRKYYRITDMGSRVLNQKKTEWALFRNAVDSVIGEGGV from the coding sequence ATGCTTCTTACGCTTCTGAGCCGTCAGCCGCTGTACGGGTATGAGATGCTTCGGGAATTGGAACGCCGGTCTGAAGGGGTGTTTTCCCTAAAAGAAGGAACGCTCTATCCGATTCTGCACAGTATGGAATCCGAAGGCTGGGTCGAAGCTTATTGGCAGTCTGTAAACGGCCGGAACAGAAAGTATTACCGGATAACGGACATGGGGAGCAGAGTACTAAACCAGAAGAAAACGGAGTGGGCATTGTTCCGCAATGCCGTCGATTCCGTGATTGGGGAAGGGGGAGTATGA
- a CDS encoding CD3073 family putative ECF transporter S component, whose amino-acid sequence MNQRTLVITLGALAVAINVVAGTVVSNLKIPFLFLDTVGTIFIAAIFGPLWGALVGLLTNLVLGVTSGYTAIPFALVNVIVGLVVGYSARKNGYRFSSALISGIVLGLLCPIVGTIIAVGLFGGFTGGVQDVAVLWLKQAGTSLFAAAFLPRLGENLIDKILSALLVYYIVKNLPQSLINPRGYKKRNSHVA is encoded by the coding sequence ATGAATCAAAGAACGCTAGTCATTACACTTGGGGCGCTGGCCGTCGCCATTAATGTGGTTGCAGGCACGGTCGTAAGCAATCTGAAAATTCCTTTCCTGTTTCTGGACACGGTGGGCACCATCTTTATCGCCGCTATATTCGGACCGCTCTGGGGCGCTCTGGTTGGCCTTCTGACGAATCTGGTGCTCGGTGTCACATCCGGATACACCGCTATTCCCTTTGCCCTTGTCAATGTGATCGTCGGTTTGGTCGTCGGTTATTCGGCCCGCAAGAACGGATACCGCTTCTCTTCTGCCTTAATCTCCGGCATTGTGCTTGGTCTCCTGTGCCCGATCGTTGGTACTATTATTGCCGTCGGTTTGTTCGGCGGATTTACCGGAGGCGTTCAGGACGTGGCTGTACTCTGGCTGAAGCAGGCTGGAACGAGTCTGTTCGCCGCCGCATTCCTTCCACGCCTTGGAGAAAATCTCATCGATAAAATTCTGTCAGCCCTTCTGGTTTACTATATTGTGAAAAACTTGCCGCAATCCTTAATAAACCCTCGCGGTTACAAGAAACGGAATAGCCATGTTGCGTAG
- a CDS encoding CD3072 family TudS-related putative desulfidase, with product MLRSKQLIVASHCVINQNAVVKEEARSPGIMKAAVDWSHEKGYGIFQLPCPEFTFLGPERPPMTVEEYDTPEFHAHNRRILLPAFEQLKVYQDHGYTIVGGLGIAGSPSCDPGKGVFMRDFLELAAENGVTIDFFWQIPNTADGIFDPDNDNSVFGPVTAGQQEDLHKKSAGTKSKEGNQI from the coding sequence ATGTTGCGTAGCAAACAATTAATCGTCGCCTCCCATTGCGTCATTAACCAAAATGCCGTCGTGAAAGAAGAAGCTCGTAGTCCCGGCATAATGAAAGCGGCTGTGGATTGGAGCCACGAGAAGGGTTATGGCATATTTCAATTACCCTGCCCTGAGTTCACCTTTCTCGGACCGGAGCGGCCTCCAATGACCGTGGAGGAATACGATACCCCGGAGTTTCACGCCCACAACCGCCGGATTTTACTGCCGGCCTTTGAACAGCTGAAGGTGTATCAGGATCACGGGTACACCATAGTCGGGGGTCTCGGTATTGCCGGCAGCCCCTCCTGCGATCCTGGAAAAGGCGTGTTTATGCGCGACTTCCTGGAGCTCGCGGCGGAAAACGGCGTAACTATCGATTTTTTCTGGCAAATTCCCAACACGGCCGATGGAATCTTCGATCCGGACAATGACAACAGCGTATTCGGTCCGGTCACAGCAGGACAACAGGAAGATCTACATAAGAAGTCTGCTGGCACAAAGAGCAAAGAAGGCAATCAGATATGA
- a CDS encoding ATP-binding cassette domain-containing protein — MIDIEGVTFYYYEPAESETDAGHRPAVSNVSLAIEPGEFVAFLGRNGSGKSSLSHLLNGIELPTMGKVLVEGRMTADRNELHDIRRAVQIVFQNPKNQQVGITVGEDIAFGLSNIGWPQEDIARRIAWAIKLVGLDADEDRPVTHLSGGEKQKLALAAVLALAPRCLILDEATSMLDPVARRQFVEALNKVRKEYHVTLIYITHHLEEVMDADRWFLFQDGKVVATGTPAELELNSALLKECGLELPYFRQLAIQLRGHGIPVSAKLSAEELRGLLCKSG; from the coding sequence ATGATCGACATTGAAGGCGTAACCTTTTATTATTATGAACCCGCAGAATCGGAAACGGACGCTGGCCATAGGCCGGCTGTTTCCAACGTCTCTCTTGCTATTGAGCCTGGTGAATTTGTAGCTTTTCTGGGACGCAACGGGTCCGGTAAATCATCGTTGTCCCATCTGCTTAACGGCATTGAGCTTCCGACCATGGGTAAGGTTCTTGTAGAAGGCCGCATGACTGCAGACCGGAACGAGCTTCATGACATTCGGCGGGCCGTGCAAATTGTATTTCAGAATCCCAAGAATCAGCAGGTCGGAATTACCGTGGGCGAAGATATCGCGTTCGGTCTGTCCAATATCGGCTGGCCGCAGGAGGATATCGCCCGGCGGATCGCTTGGGCCATAAAGCTAGTGGGACTGGATGCCGATGAAGACCGCCCTGTAACCCATCTGTCGGGTGGGGAAAAGCAAAAGCTTGCCCTGGCAGCGGTTCTGGCGCTGGCCCCCCGCTGTCTCATTCTCGATGAGGCCACTTCCATGCTTGATCCCGTGGCACGGCGCCAGTTCGTCGAGGCGTTGAACAAGGTCCGCAAGGAATATCATGTAACCTTGATTTACATTACACACCATCTGGAAGAAGTGATGGATGCGGATCGCTGGTTCCTTTTTCAAGACGGTAAAGTTGTCGCTACCGGGACTCCGGCCGAGCTGGAGCTGAATTCCGCCCTACTCAAGGAATGCGGGTTGGAGCTGCCGTATTTCAGGCAGTTGGCGATACAGCTTCGGGGTCACGGTATTCCCGTATCCGCAAAGCTGAGCGCGGAAGAATTGCGAGGATTATTATGCAAATCCGGTTAA
- a CDS encoding ATP-binding cassette domain-containing protein, whose protein sequence is MQIRLNHVSFSYIKGRRKKPHNGPWVLQDLSVTVESGEMLAIAGKSGEGKSTFLQLLKGFIAPSSGTILLDGTDPHLNRRPELFDRIGFIFQYPEHQLFAATVFDDIAFGLRHRKLAPDVQEEKVRKAMAAVELDYEAFKDRSPFELSGGEKRRVAIAGVVVLEPEVLILDEPTAGLDWQSRSSLFRLLHSLNKEEGITVIWVSHQLEEILEHASRLLALKQGAFLADGPPSRLLSDPDVLTAFGWEEPPVLTVSRLLSEIGAIPVGTLLSPSQAAEAVSGFLNRHENLLYRN, encoded by the coding sequence ATGCAAATCCGGTTAAACCATGTTAGTTTCAGCTATATAAAGGGGCGTAGAAAGAAGCCGCATAACGGTCCATGGGTACTTCAGGATCTTAGCGTGACTGTGGAAAGCGGTGAAATGCTGGCTATTGCCGGAAAGTCCGGAGAAGGCAAATCGACGTTTCTGCAGCTGCTGAAAGGCTTTATCGCCCCTTCGTCCGGAACGATTCTGCTGGACGGCACCGATCCTCATCTCAATCGCCGGCCGGAGCTGTTCGACCGGATCGGCTTTATTTTTCAATATCCGGAGCATCAGCTGTTCGCGGCTACGGTCTTTGATGATATTGCATTCGGGCTCCGTCACCGGAAGCTGGCTCCTGACGTTCAGGAGGAGAAAGTTCGCAAAGCTATGGCAGCGGTGGAGCTGGATTACGAAGCATTCAAGGACCGCAGTCCTTTCGAGCTCAGCGGAGGTGAGAAACGGCGCGTGGCAATAGCGGGAGTCGTTGTGCTGGAGCCCGAAGTGCTGATACTGGATGAGCCGACAGCTGGGCTGGATTGGCAGTCACGGTCCTCCCTCTTCAGACTCCTGCACTCGCTGAACAAAGAAGAGGGGATTACCGTCATATGGGTTAGCCATCAACTGGAGGAAATTCTGGAACATGCCTCCCGCCTACTGGCGCTAAAACAGGGAGCCTTCCTAGCGGACGGCCCACCTTCCCGGCTGCTGTCCGACCCGGATGTCTTAACAGCCTTCGGATGGGAAGAACCTCCCGTTCTTACTGTTTCGCGTCTGCTTAGTGAGATCGGTGCAATTCCCGTGGGGACACTCCTCTCACCGTCTCAAGCGGCCGAAGCCGTGAGCGGCTTCCTGAACCGCCATGAAAATCTGCTGTATAGAAATTGA
- a CDS encoding energy-coupling factor transporter transmembrane component T family protein has product MSVNGFLLYQKKNSWLERWDPRMKIIATLLFGAALLLTHQPALKTTQLALLIIMWGIARLSWKMLAVTVLSLSIFFLSTMIYQAVLTPAPGDIMSEWGWLRFSSEGALRGVMMCEQIAGIVLLLSLLVRTTSPIILAEGLEILLNPLKKWRLPVHEAVMMFSIALRFLPILIEEFDKIRKAQLARGGGFHRRGIASRFGGVLPMLMPLFVMSILRAKDLAVAMESRCYQGDEGRTPIRIYRFGLSDYAVFIFTVFNLLLVLMI; this is encoded by the coding sequence ATGTCCGTTAATGGTTTCTTGTTGTATCAGAAGAAAAATTCCTGGCTGGAGCGCTGGGACCCGCGGATGAAAATCATAGCTACGTTATTGTTCGGAGCCGCCCTGCTCCTGACGCATCAACCCGCGCTGAAAACAACTCAACTGGCGCTGCTGATCATAATGTGGGGCATTGCACGGCTGTCGTGGAAGATGCTGGCCGTCACGGTGCTCTCTTTGTCGATATTTTTTCTCTCGACGATGATTTACCAGGCTGTGCTTACTCCAGCTCCAGGGGACATTATGTCTGAGTGGGGCTGGCTGCGCTTTTCCTCCGAAGGAGCGCTGAGAGGCGTGATGATGTGCGAGCAGATTGCCGGCATTGTTCTTCTGCTTTCATTGCTCGTCCGGACGACGTCACCAATTATTTTGGCGGAAGGCCTGGAAATTCTGCTAAATCCGCTGAAAAAATGGCGTTTGCCGGTTCATGAAGCCGTCATGATGTTCTCTATTGCGCTGCGGTTTCTTCCGATTCTCATCGAGGAGTTTGATAAAATCCGCAAAGCGCAACTTGCCCGGGGAGGCGGCTTTCATCGCAGAGGAATCGCTTCACGCTTCGGCGGGGTCCTCCCGATGCTGATGCCGCTCTTCGTGATGTCCATCTTGCGCGCCAAGGATCTGGCTGTAGCGATGGAATCCCGCTGCTATCAAGGCGATGAGGGAAGAACACCGATCCGTATTTACCGATTCGGGCTCAGTGACTATGCGGTATTCATCTTTACCGTATTCAACCTGCTTCTTGTATTAATGATATAA
- a CDS encoding ABC transporter permease → MYHLGLLSEYLKNYMKTRLTYRADFWVEVISDLLFQVTNLVFIFVIFMHTNSLAGWSQNEVVFVYGFFMVPWGVFACFVNMWNFSERYIVKGEMDRILTRPAHNLFQIFLENVDPPSLIGSLIGLLIMAVSGLNLGLPFEWWTIPALILLTISATGIYMGIYTTLTALSFFSDAPTGIIPLMYNIQSYGRYPVTMYNRAIQVLLTWILPFAFVGVYPAGLFLQREEMTRMALLTPVMGAIAVSIGLFVWSRGVRRYKGAGS, encoded by the coding sequence ATGTACCATTTGGGACTGCTGTCCGAATATTTGAAAAATTACATGAAGACCCGGCTCACCTACCGCGCGGATTTTTGGGTAGAGGTAATCTCGGATCTTTTATTTCAGGTGACGAATCTGGTATTTATTTTCGTTATCTTTATGCATACGAACAGCCTGGCCGGCTGGAGTCAGAACGAGGTTGTCTTCGTCTACGGCTTCTTCATGGTGCCTTGGGGTGTGTTCGCCTGTTTCGTGAATATGTGGAATTTCAGCGAGCGTTATATCGTTAAAGGGGAAATGGACCGTATTTTAACGCGTCCCGCCCACAATCTGTTTCAGATATTTCTGGAAAATGTGGACCCGCCCTCGCTGATCGGCTCGCTGATCGGACTGCTTATTATGGCGGTAAGCGGCCTGAATTTGGGGCTGCCGTTCGAGTGGTGGACAATTCCAGCGTTAATTCTGCTGACGATCAGCGCTACGGGCATTTATATGGGAATCTATACAACTCTGACGGCGTTGTCATTCTTTTCGGACGCGCCAACAGGCATCATTCCGCTGATGTACAACATCCAGTCTTACGGCCGCTATCCGGTGACGATGTACAACCGGGCGATTCAGGTGCTGTTGACGTGGATTTTGCCGTTCGCTTTCGTTGGCGTCTATCCGGCGGGGCTGTTCCTTCAGCGGGAAGAGATGACGCGGATGGCGCTGCTAACGCCGGTCATGGGCGCAATAGCTGTCAGCATCGGCTTGTTTGTGTGGAGCCGAGGAGTGCGTCGTTATAAAGGGGCGGGGTCTTGA
- a CDS encoding ABC transporter permease → MLQAYFDFIRIRFLTMLAYRLNYYTGILIYSLNIGVNYFTWKAIYGQGESLGGFTASQMTTYVAVSWMARAFYFNNLDREISSDIRDGSIAIQFIRPYNYVLAKMMQGLGEGMFRFMLFMIPGMALAMLLFPVRLPHDPAAWAGFLVMLFFSFLINSQLNVITGLLAFFVENNEGLMRMKRVVVDLFSGLIIPISLFPGWLSAILKLLPFQAITYLPGSVFTGRVQGVGIWNVFGVQLIWFALLLIPLFWLYRAARQRLFVQGG, encoded by the coding sequence CTGCTTCAGGCATATTTCGATTTTATCCGTATCCGCTTTTTGACCATGCTGGCTTACCGGCTGAACTATTACACAGGCATCCTGATCTATTCTCTTAACATTGGCGTCAATTATTTCACCTGGAAGGCCATTTACGGGCAGGGGGAGTCGCTCGGCGGCTTCACCGCATCGCAGATGACGACTTATGTGGCCGTCTCCTGGATGGCCAGGGCGTTCTATTTCAATAATCTCGACAGAGAGATCTCGAGCGATATACGCGACGGGAGCATTGCCATCCAGTTTATCAGGCCCTACAATTATGTGCTTGCCAAAATGATGCAGGGTCTCGGAGAGGGAATGTTCCGCTTTATGCTGTTTATGATCCCTGGCATGGCGCTTGCCATGCTGCTGTTTCCGGTGCGTCTGCCGCATGATCCTGCGGCGTGGGCAGGCTTTTTGGTTATGCTCTTCTTCAGCTTCCTGATCAATTCACAGCTTAACGTCATTACCGGCCTGCTGGCATTTTTCGTGGAGAATAACGAAGGGCTGATGCGCATGAAGCGCGTCGTCGTCGATCTGTTCTCCGGTCTGATCATTCCGATCAGTCTGTTCCCGGGTTGGCTGTCCGCCATTCTCAAACTGCTGCCGTTTCAGGCGATTACCTATTTGCCGGGCTCTGTCTTTACCGGTCGGGTGCAGGGTGTGGGGATTTGGAATGTGTTTGGCGTTCAGCTCATCTGGTTTGCGCTTCTGCTGATTCCGCTGTTCTGGTTATATCGCGCGGCGCGGCAGCGTCTGTTCGTGCAGGGAGGTTGA
- a CDS encoding ABC transporter ATP-binding protein gives MAAIDVRDLRKTFKVQKNRGGLKGAFVDLFKREYSEVAAVKDISFQIPEGEICGYIGENGAGKSTTIKMLTGILVPTSGHLTVGGYVPYEEREKFVRNIGVVFGQRSQLWWDIGVVESFELLRKVYRVDEADYKKRLDELVERLELQDLLNRPVRKLSLGQRMRCELVAALLHNPSIVFLDEPTIGLDIVVKSEIRSFLKDMNREHGTTILLTTHDLQDIEALCSRVIMLDDGSIIYDGGLEELKQRWGTGREVAFQFGTATKLDRLELLTEGMPVKWTAENPLAATVWIPLELNVSDVLGRVVGQADITDIKIIETNTDDIVRSIYQSGSANKAEEANAGLPREGAGHV, from the coding sequence ATGGCGGCTATTGATGTACGAGATTTACGAAAAACCTTCAAAGTGCAAAAAAACCGCGGAGGCCTCAAAGGGGCCTTCGTTGATTTGTTTAAGCGGGAATACAGCGAAGTGGCCGCGGTCAAGGATATCTCGTTCCAAATTCCGGAGGGAGAAATCTGCGGATATATCGGCGAGAACGGTGCCGGCAAGTCAACGACGATCAAGATGCTGACCGGCATCCTGGTGCCGACCTCCGGCCACCTGACTGTCGGGGGATACGTCCCTTACGAAGAGCGCGAGAAATTCGTCCGCAACATCGGCGTCGTGTTCGGCCAGCGCAGCCAGCTCTGGTGGGATATCGGCGTGGTCGAATCGTTCGAGCTTCTGCGCAAGGTGTACCGCGTGGATGAGGCCGATTATAAAAAGCGGCTGGACGAATTGGTCGAGAGGCTTGAGCTGCAGGATCTCTTGAACCGCCCTGTCCGCAAGCTAAGTCTCGGTCAGCGGATGCGCTGCGAGCTGGTGGCGGCCCTGCTGCACAATCCGTCCATCGTGTTTCTTGACGAACCGACGATTGGCCTGGATATTGTGGTCAAGTCAGAAATCCGCTCGTTCCTCAAAGATATGAACCGTGAGCACGGTACGACGATTCTGCTTACCACCCATGACCTGCAGGACATTGAGGCACTGTGTTCGCGGGTGATTATGCTTGATGACGGAAGCATTATTTATGACGGCGGGCTCGAGGAGCTGAAGCAGCGCTGGGGTACCGGCCGCGAGGTGGCCTTCCAGTTCGGAACCGCCACGAAGCTTGATCGTCTGGAGCTGCTGACGGAAGGGATGCCTGTAAAATGGACCGCAGAGAACCCTCTGGCCGCCACGGTGTGGATACCGCTGGAGCTGAACGTATCGGACGTGCTCGGCCGGGTCGTCGGACAAGCCGATATTACGGATATCAAGATCATCGAAACGAATACGGACGATATTGTCCGGAGTATTTACCAGTCCGGGTCCGCGAATAAAGCGGAAGAGGCGAATGCGGGGCTGCCTCGGGAAGGAGCCGGACATGTTTAA
- a CDS encoding GTP cyclohydrolase II: MIKPEIVSILKNKIQTIDLNDSANILVGPITLPVNLNGETVTFKWYSWLHVTDEERQELAGEDMTEKLIGRLAGMKLADSQQSSVLVYGDFEHADNALIRMHSICHTGDIFGSKRCDCGYQLHQSMKMIVENGSGALFYLANHEGRGIGLFSKAMAYLLQEEGFDTVEANLELGFEDDSRSYTDAISVLQRLRSKPVTLITNNPKKLKALKAAGMNAVKRVPLWGDVSVFNEKYLRTKVLRSGHLEAQDGDSLPGTIAR, encoded by the coding sequence ATGATCAAACCTGAGATTGTATCTATACTGAAAAATAAAATCCAAACCATTGATCTGAACGATTCCGCCAACATTCTGGTCGGGCCGATCACACTGCCGGTGAACCTGAACGGAGAGACGGTGACTTTCAAGTGGTACAGCTGGCTCCATGTAACGGACGAAGAGCGTCAGGAGCTTGCGGGTGAAGATATGACGGAGAAGCTGATTGGCCGTCTGGCCGGAATGAAGCTTGCGGACAGCCAGCAATCCAGCGTACTGGTGTATGGGGATTTCGAGCATGCCGACAACGCGCTGATCCGGATGCACAGTATCTGCCATACGGGTGATATTTTTGGCAGCAAGCGCTGCGACTGCGGCTACCAGCTTCACCAGTCGATGAAGATGATCGTGGAGAACGGCTCTGGCGCTCTATTTTATCTGGCCAATCATGAGGGAAGAGGCATCGGTCTGTTCAGCAAGGCGATGGCTTACCTTCTGCAGGAAGAAGGCTTTGATACAGTGGAAGCGAACCTGGAGCTGGGCTTTGAAGACGATTCCCGAAGCTATACGGATGCCATCAGCGTGCTTCAGCGCCTGCGCAGCAAGCCGGTAACGCTGATCACGAACAATCCCAAGAAACTGAAAGCCTTGAAGGCTGCCGGGATGAACGCGGTGAAACGGGTGCCGCTGTGGGGCGATGTGTCCGTTTTTAATGAGAAATATTTGCGCACGAAAGTGCTCCGCTCCGGCCATCTTGAAGCGCAGGACGGGGATTCGCTGCCGGGAACGATTGCACGGTAA
- a CDS encoding winged helix-turn-helix transcriptional regulator, with translation MKNFEMCPRFEKAVDLLSKRWVALIVFVLIPGPCRFGEIESCLSNLSGKVLSDRLKELENEGIVQRTVYPEIPVRIEYSLTPKGTALAPILKEIGNWSSDWVELEAKCTS, from the coding sequence ATGAAAAATTTTGAAATGTGCCCCCGCTTTGAAAAAGCAGTCGATCTGCTCAGCAAGCGTTGGGTCGCCCTGATCGTATTCGTATTGATTCCCGGCCCATGCCGGTTTGGCGAAATTGAAAGCTGCTTGTCCAATCTCAGCGGCAAAGTGCTGTCCGACCGTTTGAAGGAGCTGGAAAATGAAGGCATTGTTCAAAGAACCGTCTATCCCGAAATTCCGGTAAGAATCGAGTACTCGCTGACTCCGAAGGGAACCGCGCTGGCACCTATTTTGAAGGAGATCGGCAATTGGTCCTCGGATTGGGTCGAGCTTGAAGCCAAATGCACTTCGTAA
- a CDS encoding sensor histidine kinase, which translates to MKNNPFRTLIICWTAVFALISALYALLLLRFRPETPVLIGSFVYLASSAAICTGFVLSVRRRTENALEQLSEMIQGLIHRREQEVFSTTEDTLLSKLQSQVIQLTGILSAQRERYLQENREIKSLISDISHQLKTPLANLAMYSSLLDDSGLSPEQRPEFTRRLKSQTDKLAWLLDSLIQLSRLESGIISIDKEAKDLGNTVLVAIRQAFPAAESKNVTIEWKGRQGIVLPHDVKWTAEAVYNVIDNAVKYTEADGCITVTLTAYDLFARIDIADNGQGIPPDELNEIFKRFYRGTNVREAEGVGLGLYLTRKIITEQGGYIKTASAPGRGSTFSLFLPLDGLRKNLRQHNQ; encoded by the coding sequence ATGAAGAATAATCCATTCCGGACGCTCATTATTTGCTGGACAGCGGTTTTTGCCTTGATATCCGCCCTGTATGCCTTACTGCTGCTCCGTTTCCGTCCAGAGACTCCGGTCCTGATCGGCAGCTTCGTCTATCTGGCAAGCTCGGCCGCGATATGTACGGGCTTCGTGCTTTCCGTCCGCAGAAGAACAGAGAACGCTCTTGAACAGCTGTCCGAAATGATCCAGGGCCTCATTCACCGGAGGGAACAGGAGGTGTTTTCCACAACCGAAGACACATTGCTGTCCAAGCTGCAGAGCCAGGTGATCCAACTGACGGGGATTTTGTCCGCGCAGAGAGAACGGTATCTTCAGGAAAACAGGGAGATCAAATCATTGATCTCGGATATCTCCCACCAGCTCAAGACGCCTCTAGCCAATTTAGCCATGTACAGCAGCCTGCTTGACGACTCCGGATTATCACCTGAACAACGCCCGGAGTTTACCCGCCGATTAAAAAGCCAGACCGACAAGCTGGCGTGGCTGCTCGACAGTCTGATTCAATTATCGCGACTCGAGTCCGGGATTATCTCGATTGATAAGGAAGCCAAAGACCTAGGCAATACGGTTCTTGTCGCCATTAGGCAGGCCTTTCCCGCAGCTGAGAGTAAGAATGTAACGATTGAATGGAAGGGCCGACAGGGGATCGTGCTTCCCCATGATGTCAAATGGACGGCCGAGGCGGTGTATAACGTGATCGATAACGCGGTGAAATACACGGAGGCGGACGGATGTATCACGGTTACGCTAACCGCGTACGATTTGTTCGCCAGAATCGATATCGCCGATAACGGACAGGGAATACCGCCCGATGAACTGAATGAGATTTTTAAGCGGTTCTATCGAGGGACGAATGTCCGGGAGGCCGAAGGTGTCGGTCTGGGACTGTATCTGACCCGCAAAATCATCACCGAGCAAGGGGGATACATCAAAACGGCATCGGCCCCGGGCAGAGGCAGCACCTTCTCGCTCTTCCTCCCGTTGGACGGACTCCGTAAGAATTTAAGGCAACACAACCAATGA
- a CDS encoding response regulator transcription factor, with amino-acid sequence MTTILIVEDDRLLLEGLVYLLEKEQYEVLAARSYQEGEGYLQSRNIHLALLDIRLPDGSGTGLCREIRRSSDLPVIFLTANDTEPEIVAGFDLGADDYIAKPFSMEVLLRRVRAVLKRAGDDEARLEHSFIYKDLKVNFNKMTVFKNEEELKLTTTEYRLLEALAQNSGQVMTREMLLNRLWDQSGNFVDENTLSVNIKRLRDKLEDDPKNCRYIKTVFGIGYTWGDG; translated from the coding sequence ATGACCACGATTCTGATCGTTGAAGATGACCGGCTGCTTCTGGAGGGACTGGTCTACTTACTGGAAAAAGAACAGTACGAGGTGCTTGCAGCCCGCTCCTACCAAGAGGGCGAAGGTTATTTACAATCCCGGAACATCCACCTCGCCCTTCTGGACATCCGTCTGCCCGATGGCAGCGGCACCGGATTGTGCAGGGAAATCCGCCGAAGCTCGGACCTTCCCGTTATTTTCCTCACCGCCAACGATACGGAGCCGGAAATCGTCGCTGGATTTGACCTGGGGGCGGATGACTATATCGCCAAGCCATTCAGCATGGAGGTGCTGCTGCGGCGCGTGAGGGCCGTTCTGAAAAGAGCCGGGGACGATGAGGCCAGGCTGGAGCATTCTTTTATCTATAAAGATTTGAAAGTTAACTTCAATAAAATGACAGTATTCAAAAATGAAGAAGAGCTGAAGCTGACGACGACCGAGTACCGGCTGCTTGAAGCGCTCGCGCAGAACAGCGGACAGGTCATGACCCGCGAAATGCTGCTGAACCGGCTGTGGGACCAATCCGGGAATTTTGTCGATGAGAACACGCTTAGCGTCAATATCAAGAGACTGCGGGACAAGCTTGAAGATGACCCGAAAAACTGCCGGTATATTAAAACGGTATTCGGCATCGGCTACACGTGGGGGGACGGATGA